TCCACAGGCTCGCGCAGGAGGAGTTTGCGGCTCTCGGCCCCCAGTCTGTAGACCTCCTCGAACTCGGGGTGCAGCGGAGTGGAGAGGCTCTTCTTCATGCGGCGGCGCGGTGTCTCGGGCAGCTTGTCTTTGGGGGGTGCGGGCTTGTAGCTGGCTAGTGGGGTGCCTCCAGCTGGGCTGGTGTCCGAGGTGCCACTGGAGCTCAGGAGCCTCTTCTTGGCAGCGTGCAGCTGCGCGGTCAGGTACGCCACGGTGCTGGCGCGCTGCTCCAGCTCGGCCGACAGCAGGCTCAGCTTGTGGCTCTTCACCTTCAGCTCCTCCAGGTACTTCTTCTCCCGCTCCTTGAGGGTGTTTTCCAGCACTGCCATCAGGGCGCTCTTCTGCCCCAGCTCCTCCAGCAGCTGCCTGTTCTCGTCTTCCTTGGCCTTCAGCTGGGCCTCCAGGTCCTCACATCGTTTCTTCAGCTCAGCGCTTCTGGAAGAGCCGTCTCCTGCGAGGGAGTCAGGGGGCCAGAGTGAGAACCCTTCGAGCCGGACAGAGGCAGGCGAGCGCCAGGGCCAGGCGACGGGAGGCCCTGCCCTCACCGATGAGGGCTCCCTGCGGCCCTCGGGGCTCCTAGTCCCCGGGCTCGCTGCAAGAAGCCTGTCTCAGATCTTGAAAACGCTGATGTTAAAGTGGGCCACTCAGAGCACTGGCCTCACCAGGGGCTAGGGATTCAGCTGTTACCAGGTCCCCCTGCCTGTCACTCAGGAGCTGCTTGTCAAGTGCCTGCTGCAAAGTGTTGTTTTGAAACTGAAATGTCAAGAGCACTGTCCAGTCTAACTCAGTAAGGTCTGATCTGAAGAGAAGGGAAGTCGGGCCGTTGCATCTCCCTGGCCAGGGGTCTCTCAGGCTCAGACGCCCCTGTGGAGCCCTACCCTAGCACTGTCTTGCGGCTACAGCCTGCCCCTAGGGACCTGCCCTCCACCCTCAAGCTTTGCTTCATACATGCTGACTCAGTGTCACAACAGTGTCCTCACCCCACTCCCATGCCATCTGGCCCCTAGGAAGCAGGTGAGCTCTCTGGTTCTTTCTAGATGCTGAGAAACTCACCTTGGGTAGAGCATGGCCTCTGTGAAGGCCTGACAGACACGTGCACAGCCTGTCTCTGCTGGGTCTGCACGTCCCCAGCTCTCTCTCACCTGTCCACAGGCTATGGACAGCCTCCTtgctcttcctcccctcctggcTCACCGACAGCCTGTCAGCTGGCCAGTGGACATGTCTCTTCTCTGCCCCCTGCCACTGCTGCTTTCTGGCTGGGTGCTGCCTCCTCTCTGATCTCCTCCAACCCACCCTGTGTGGGGATGCTTGCTCCCCACCCTTCTATCCCCCATTAAAGCCTGCTCCTCCTTGCCTAGCAGAATGCACACTGCCAGCTGGCCTGCTAGTTCCTCCTGTCCGTATTGTCTGCTCCCTCATGACTCCCGTCCTTGGGCCGTCTTTATCGTGACTGCCATCATCGATCTAACTCCAGACCCACAGGCCCATCTTCTCATATGCCCTCAGGGCCGGCCTGGCGCCAGAGGCAGGCTGCATGTCTCCCTGGAGCCTCAGCTGCTTCCCAGGGCAGGTCTGTGTCCTGGCGCCCCCTGCCTAGCCACCACTTTTGCAGGACGTTCTGCCAGCTGGGCTCTGAACCGTGTGAGGTGAGGCAGCCACACCTGCTCTGTGCCCAGCACTTGTGTGCTGTGAACTCACCGCTGCGGAACACAGGTGTGCCTGTGCTTGTGCACGGTCACAAATGGCCTCCCATAaggtgttttgggttttttggccGACAAGAAAAACAATGCATTCTGAAGTGCAGTTTTAGAGGTAAGGAGAGTGACGGACACATAAAGCTTCCTGTAAGACCTGGGCGCCTGGCTGCCTGGGCTGAGCCCCTGCTACTGAAATGCTGACCTCGACCACAGCGTTCAGACTCAGTGCCCACCCATGTCCCACGTGGGGCCCTCACTCTCAGCCCCCACATGGACTGCTGGCCTTTGCCTCCCTCCCAGACGGGTGTGACCTCTCCAGCTAGACATGAACATCCCAGGATTTGTCTTCCCCAGGCCACACTGCAGAGGCCTTTCTGACACCACAGCCCACCCTGGGCTCGGCACGTACAGGGCAGCTGAGGGGCAGCCCTGGACGGCAGGCCCTTGGGAGTCAGCCAGAAACCTAACTTTGGGGCCTATGGATAGAGACACATGCCCAGAAATGTTAGAGACCTTGCCAAAGGCACACAACCCCTCTGTGACAACCTGCCCCAATCCAGGGTCCTGGTAAGGTGTGCTCTGTGGCCACCCACCTCCGGCTGTTCTGCACTTTGTCCTTACTGTTCTTGATACCAGCCACGCTATGCTGTTCTGGGAGCTGGCTTGGCACTCGGTGATGTTTCCTGGGCCACCTGGGTGCTACCAGGGGAGGAGCTGGTGCGACTGACCCTCCACACCACCCTTTCTAGAACTTTCATTTCCTGCGGTGGTAATTGCTTTGTCACCCAAAGCAGCATTTCCAGGCCTTCCTGAACACTCCTGACCGAGACACCTCTTAAACACACAGGTCTGCAGCTCCTGCCAGACCTTGGGAATTGCCTGCAGGGCAGGCTTATTTATGACCTGCGTCTTGAACTGCCTAGGGCTAGGCAAGTTTGGGGTGCACTGAAGTGAGCTGCATCCCTGGGGAGGGAGATGCCTACCAGAGGCACCAGGAGGCTGCTGCAAGCCCTCCCCACCACACTTCACACACATGGCTGAGAGCCAGTGCTGCCAGGCATGTGGCCTTGGGTGGGTGGATGCCCTTGGGGCAGGCTTGAGAACCACTGGACCAGCCCTGTGTTGCTGCAGATTAGTTTgggcagagcagggaggggcAAGGACATCCGCCTTCCAGGACATGGGTGGTGCTTTTCCAGAGGCTTCCATTATGGCAGGTTGAAGTCATGCAGAAATCCTGTTCTGAATTTCTGGGGCCCAGCTTCTGGCCTGGGGGCTGCAGGGTGGTCCTGGGACCTTTCATCTGGAAGGCAGGCTCCTGTCCCAAGGCCCCTTCACCACACTCAAAATGGTGAGAGGAGCACTCAGGAGACAGGAACACAAGGATCAAAGTGGAAAAATTGGTGTGGGATCTGACTCCATCCAAGGCCAACTGCACCCTGAAGCCTGGTTAGGCAGTGTCCCTTGGAGTGGGTCTGCACCTTCCCAGTCCTGCCCTGTGCTGG
This is a stretch of genomic DNA from Ictidomys tridecemlineatus isolate mIctTri1 chromosome 2, mIctTri1.hap1, whole genome shotgun sequence. It encodes these proteins:
- the Ccdc92 gene encoding coiled-coil domain-containing protein 92, which produces MAATNLENQLQSAQKNLLFLQREHAGTLRGLHAEIRRLQQHCTDLTYELTLKSSEPTGDGSSRSAELKKRCEDLEAQLKAKEDENRQLLEELGQKSALMAVLENTLKEREKKYLEELKVKSHKLSLLSAELEQRASTVAYLTAQLHAAKKRLLSSSGTSDTSPAGGTPLASYKPAPPKDKLPETPRRRMKKSLSTPLHPEFEEVYRLGAESRKLLLREPVDAMPDPTPFLLAREAAEVQLIKERPLVIPPIASDRAAGGQHSPAREKPHKAHVGVAHRIHHASPPQPQPEVETLAVDQVNGGKAVRKHSGTDRTV